Proteins encoded by one window of Dehalococcoidia bacterium:
- a CDS encoding ferritin produces MSYGEPIEKIKFESLDLMRARRSLREELEAIDWYQERIDATDDASLREILEHNRDEEKEHVAMLMEWIRQHDPVQDRMFEEHD; encoded by the coding sequence ATGAGCTACGGCGAACCGATCGAGAAGATCAAGTTCGAATCACTCGACCTGATGCGGGCGCGCCGCTCGCTGCGCGAGGAGCTGGAGGCGATCGACTGGTATCAGGAGCGCATCGACGCGACGGATGACGCATCGCTGCGCGAAATCCTCGAGCACAACCGCGACGAAGAAAAAGAACACGTCGCAATGCTGATGGAATGGATCCGTCAGCATGATCCGGTACAGGACAGGATGTTTGAAGAACACGACTAA
- a CDS encoding DUF5320 domain-containing protein, which translates to MPLGDRTGPWGLGPMTGRAAGYCAGYGVPGYANPVGGRGFGRGGWGRGRGWGRGLGRGRGWGRGWGWGAAWAPYGAYAPVYGPVYGPACAPGYAPEDEVTALKDQARYFEEALQDIRKRIEEIETSGEKE; encoded by the coding sequence ATGCCACTCGGTGACAGGACAGGCCCCTGGGGTCTCGGTCCGATGACGGGCCGCGCCGCCGGCTATTGCGCCGGCTACGGAGTCCCCGGCTACGCGAACCCCGTCGGAGGCCGCGGCTTCGGTCGCGGCGGCTGGGGCCGCGGTCGCGGATGGGGGCGAGGTCTCGGCCGCGGTCGCGGATGGGGCCGAGGTTGGGGCTGGGGGGCGGCGTGGGCGCCTTACGGCGCTTACGCGCCCGTCTACGGTCCCGTTTACGGCCCTGCCTGTGCTCCCGGCTATGCCCCTGAGGATGAGGTGACGGCCCTGAAAGACCAGGCCAGGTACTTCGAGGAAGCGCTTCAGGACATACGGAAGCGCATCGAAGAGATCGAAACCAGCGGCGAGAAGGAATAG
- a CDS encoding NifB/NifX family molybdenum-iron cluster-binding protein has product MKIAVSAAAPDLDADIDPRFGRCQYLLIIDTETMEFEAIENPAMNAPGGAGIQTAGLAVGEGAQAVVTGDCGPNAYQVLSAAGVPVFAIASGTVRDAVEAYKRGALSPIAAASTGPGVGMGGGRGMGGGRGMGGGRGGMGGRRGMGGGRR; this is encoded by the coding sequence ATGAAGATAGCAGTCTCAGCGGCAGCGCCAGACCTTGACGCTGACATCGACCCACGCTTCGGAAGATGCCAGTACCTGCTGATCATCGATACCGAGACCATGGAGTTCGAAGCGATAGAGAACCCCGCCATGAACGCCCCCGGCGGGGCAGGCATCCAGACCGCGGGGCTCGCCGTCGGCGAGGGCGCGCAGGCGGTGGTCACCGGCGACTGCGGCCCTAACGCCTACCAGGTGCTCTCCGCCGCCGGCGTCCCCGTGTTCGCCATCGCGTCGGGCACAGTTCGGGACGCGGTGGAAGCGTACAAGAGGGGAGCCCTGTCCCCTATCGCCGCGGCGTCTACAGGTCCCGGCGTGGGCATGGGCGGTGGACGCGGCATGGGCGGTGGACGTGGCATGGGCGGCGGACGCGGTGGCATGGGTGGCCGACGCGGCATGGGCGGCGGACGACGATAG
- a CDS encoding ATP-binding protein has protein sequence MNLAVASGKGGTGKTLVATSLALSLSELGPVQLLDCDVEEPNAHILLRPTIDSSEPVTVPVPVVDKERCTYCGLCAEACAYNAIAVAGSIALVFPELCHGCGACSYVCPKKAISETTREVGVVESGHVDGLRFGHGRLNVGEAMAAPVIRAVKKLADPEATVIFDAPPGTSCPVVETVRGSDFCLLVTEPTPFGLNDLTMAVEVTREIGVPCGVVINRDGMGDDRVSEFCAREGIPVLLRIPFDRRIAEAYCRGETLVAAMPSWREAFRKLFDEIRTLAAVGSAA, from the coding sequence ATGAATCTAGCTGTCGCCAGCGGTAAAGGCGGCACCGGCAAAACACTCGTTGCCACCAGCCTCGCCTTATCCCTGTCCGAACTTGGCCCGGTCCAGCTTCTTGATTGCGACGTCGAGGAGCCGAACGCGCACATCCTCCTTCGCCCGACCATCGATTCCTCGGAGCCGGTGACCGTGCCCGTGCCCGTTGTTGACAAGGAGAGGTGCACCTACTGCGGCCTCTGCGCGGAAGCATGCGCATACAACGCCATCGCCGTCGCGGGGAGCATCGCGCTCGTCTTTCCGGAACTCTGCCACGGCTGCGGGGCCTGTTCCTACGTTTGCCCGAAAAAGGCGATTAGCGAGACCACACGAGAGGTGGGTGTTGTCGAGAGCGGGCACGTCGACGGGTTGCGATTTGGCCACGGACGGCTGAACGTCGGCGAGGCGATGGCGGCGCCCGTCATCCGCGCCGTAAAGAAACTGGCCGACCCCGAAGCCACTGTCATATTCGACGCGCCGCCCGGCACGTCGTGCCCCGTCGTCGAGACGGTCCGGGGAAGCGATTTCTGCCTGCTGGTCACGGAGCCTACCCCCTTCGGCCTGAACGACCTGACGATGGCCGTCGAGGTGACGCGGGAAATCGGCGTTCCCTGCGGCGTCGTCATTAACCGCGACGGAATGGGCGACGACCGCGTGAGCGAGTTCTGCGCGCGGGAGGGCATACCGGTCCTGCTGCGCATCCCCTTCGACCGGCGCATCGCCGAGGCGTACTGTCGCGGCGAAACGCTCGTGGCAGCGATGCCGTCGTGGCGGGAAGCTTTTCGAAAGCTCTTCGACGAGATCAGAACACTGGCAGCAGTGGGGAGCGCGGCTTGA
- a CDS encoding ATP-binding protein, with product MKEIVVLSGKGGTGKTAVLASFAALAENSVLCDCDVDAPNLHLLLEPEVLETHDFYGLQVAHIDPEACNECGLCGAACRFDAIRDFQVDPFACEGCGLCTHVCPLEAISMRDRLAGHWYVSRTRFGLLTHARLRAAQENSGKLVMAVRKRAREIAAETGAYYILSDGPPGIGCPAISSLSGAQTALIVTEPSLSGIHDLERVLELCRHFRVRALVCMNKCDLSAENSQRIEEQCRRLAVEVVARIPFDPDVNRAIVEGRPVVETSDGAASREIRSLWEAVAAHPTP from the coding sequence TTGAAAGAGATTGTGGTCCTGAGCGGCAAAGGCGGCACCGGCAAGACGGCTGTGCTGGCGTCGTTCGCCGCCCTCGCCGAAAACAGCGTGCTCTGCGACTGCGACGTCGACGCCCCCAATCTCCACCTGCTCCTGGAGCCGGAAGTCCTGGAAACGCACGACTTCTACGGCCTGCAGGTCGCCCACATCGACCCGGAAGCGTGCAACGAATGCGGTCTTTGCGGCGCCGCCTGTCGCTTCGACGCTATACGCGACTTCCAGGTCGACCCTTTCGCCTGTGAGGGTTGCGGGCTCTGCACGCATGTCTGCCCCCTCGAAGCCATATCGATGCGGGACAGGCTCGCGGGCCACTGGTACGTTTCGCGCACCCGTTTCGGACTGCTGACGCACGCCCGGCTGCGGGCCGCCCAGGAGAACTCCGGCAAGCTGGTGATGGCCGTGCGGAAGAGGGCGCGCGAGATCGCCGCAGAGACAGGCGCGTACTACATCCTCAGCGATGGGCCGCCCGGCATCGGCTGTCCAGCCATCTCATCGCTGTCGGGGGCGCAAACGGCCCTGATCGTGACCGAGCCCAGCCTCAGCGGCATCCACGACCTGGAGCGCGTGCTGGAGCTCTGCCGCCACTTCAGAGTGAGGGCGCTCGTCTGCATGAACAAGTGCGACCTCAGCGCCGAAAACTCGCAGCGCATCGAGGAACAGTGCCGGCGGCTCGCGGTCGAGGTCGTCGCCAGGATACCCTTCGACCCCGACGTCAACAGAGCGATTGTTGAGGGAAGGCCCGTCGTGGAGACGTCTGACGGCGCCGCATCACGCGAGATCAGAAGTTTGTGGGAAGCGGTCGCCGCCCATCCCACGCCTTGA
- a CDS encoding NifB/NifX family molybdenum-iron cluster-binding protein, with amino-acid sequence MKIAVVSDDGVTVSQHFGRAQMYVVLTIEDGRIVAEENRPKLGHGALANLPHGELDALGRRGFGEGAELRHRQMAAAIGDCQALISGGMGWGAQESLQQSGIEVVITDVADVKEAALRHAAGNLPNLVERLH; translated from the coding sequence GTGAAGATAGCAGTCGTATCTGATGACGGCGTGACGGTAAGTCAGCACTTCGGGCGGGCGCAGATGTACGTCGTGCTGACCATAGAGGACGGCCGGATCGTCGCCGAAGAGAACCGGCCCAAACTGGGCCACGGTGCGCTGGCGAACCTGCCCCACGGTGAGCTGGACGCGCTGGGAAGGCGCGGCTTCGGCGAGGGCGCCGAGTTGCGCCACCGGCAGATGGCCGCAGCGATAGGCGATTGTCAGGCGCTGATCTCCGGCGGCATGGGCTGGGGCGCTCAGGAAAGCCTTCAGCAGTCCGGCATCGAAGTTGTCATAACGGATGTCGCGGACGTCAAAGAGGCCGCGCTGCGCCACGCTGCGGGAAACCTCCCTAACCTTGTCGAACGGCTGCACTAG
- a CDS encoding radical SAM protein, with the protein MSAKGGLSGPAAPSIVYGPVASWRLGRSLGIDLLPGRGKTCCFDCVYCQLGITTNPRGERGQFVSLEGLAQELKAAMTVPVDCVTFSGTGEPALAANLGAAIDVVRSVCGLPVAVLTNSALMTREDVRRDMAKADIVVAKLDAPDERLFRLINRPLGEYSITDIIAAIKRFRSSFSGRLALQMMFMNGNKHAAREMAAVAEQIDPDEVQLNTPLRRCPVAPLPNEELDIIRAEFRGIEGVVTAYDRVPPDVKPLSAAETRRRRPESSLR; encoded by the coding sequence ATGAGCGCGAAGGGCGGGCTGAGCGGTCCGGCAGCGCCGTCGATCGTTTATGGGCCGGTCGCCTCCTGGAGGCTGGGCAGGTCACTGGGAATCGACCTGCTGCCGGGCCGGGGGAAGACCTGCTGCTTCGACTGCGTCTACTGTCAGCTCGGCATCACCACCAACCCCCGCGGCGAACGCGGCCAGTTCGTTTCCCTGGAGGGTCTCGCGCAGGAGCTGAAGGCGGCAATGACTGTGCCCGTGGACTGCGTCACCTTTTCGGGGACGGGCGAGCCCGCTCTCGCCGCCAATCTCGGCGCGGCGATCGACGTGGTCAGGTCGGTTTGCGGCCTGCCGGTGGCCGTGCTCACGAACTCCGCCCTCATGACGAGGGAGGACGTGCGCCGGGACATGGCGAAGGCCGATATCGTCGTCGCTAAGCTGGACGCGCCTGACGAGCGGCTCTTTCGCCTGATCAACAGGCCTCTCGGCGAGTACTCCATTACGGACATCATTGCGGCGATCAAGCGCTTCCGCTCGAGCTTCTCGGGCAGGCTTGCGCTTCAGATGATGTTCATGAATGGTAACAAGCACGCGGCGCGGGAGATGGCCGCCGTTGCAGAGCAGATCGACCCCGACGAGGTGCAATTGAATACGCCGCTCCGTCGCTGTCCTGTCGCGCCGCTTCCGAATGAGGAACTCGACATAATCCGGGCGGAGTTCAGGGGGATTGAAGGAGTAGTGACCGCCTACGATAGAGTCCCGCCGGACGTCAAGCCCCTGAGCGCCGCAGAGACACGCCGGCGGAGACCGGAGTCCAGCCTGAGATAG
- a CDS encoding MBL fold metallo-hydrolase — protein MAKTLPLIEADRVEILTVVDNVVDVLLPNTPVARRMAAIGSEGQPLPRLKAPLTEEGDAADSPTAQHGLSFLVTVFVGERRRTLLLDTGATVDGAMHNLRALGVDPNEIEMIVLSHGHFDHTLGLNGMARELSSLPSLLVHPDCWLKRRIAVPGRQPRELPATSREKVSAAGFALTERREPSLLFDGALLVTGEIERVTPFEQGMPLHQALRDGEWVPDPLILDDQALVVNVRDRGLAVITGCGHAGVVNTVMHARKITGIERVYAIIGGFHLATSPLETVVWPTIEALTAFAPEVIVPTHCTGWRAIHAIAAAFPDAFVQGSVGTRYVLGPPDTPE, from the coding sequence ATGGCAAAGACGCTGCCGCTAATCGAAGCCGATAGGGTGGAGATTCTGACCGTCGTCGATAACGTGGTGGACGTGCTCCTTCCCAACACGCCCGTCGCCAGGCGAATGGCCGCGATCGGAAGCGAGGGGCAGCCGCTGCCCCGCCTGAAAGCGCCGCTGACGGAGGAGGGAGACGCGGCCGATTCTCCCACCGCGCAGCACGGCCTGTCTTTCCTCGTGACCGTGTTCGTGGGAGAGCGGCGGCGCACGCTTCTGCTCGATACGGGCGCGACGGTGGACGGCGCGATGCACAACCTGCGGGCGCTGGGTGTAGACCCGAACGAAATCGAGATGATCGTTCTCAGTCACGGCCACTTCGACCACACGTTGGGCCTGAACGGGATGGCGCGGGAGCTTTCGTCACTGCCGTCGCTGCTCGTCCATCCCGATTGCTGGCTGAAGCGACGGATCGCGGTTCCCGGCCGGCAGCCGCGCGAGCTGCCCGCCACGAGCCGTGAGAAGGTCAGCGCCGCCGGCTTCGCCCTCACCGAGAGGCGCGAGCCTTCGCTGCTCTTCGACGGCGCCTTGTTGGTGACGGGCGAGATCGAGCGCGTCACGCCTTTCGAGCAGGGCATGCCCCTCCATCAGGCGCTGCGCGACGGCGAGTGGGTCCCCGACCCCCTGATCCTCGACGATCAGGCGCTCGTGGTGAATGTGCGCGACCGCGGGCTGGCGGTGATAACCGGCTGCGGCCACGCCGGAGTCGTCAATACCGTGATGCATGCGCGCAAGATTACCGGAATCGAGCGCGTCTACGCGATTATCGGCGGCTTTCACCTCGCCACGTCGCCGCTCGAGACCGTGGTCTGGCCGACAATCGAGGCGCTCACGGCGTTCGCGCCGGAGGTTATCGTGCCCACTCACTGCACGGGCTGGCGGGCAATCCACGCCATCGCCGCCGCGTTCCCCGACGCCTTCGTCCAGGGGAGCGTAGGAACGAGGTACGTGCTCGGACCGCCCGATACGCCGGAATAG
- a CDS encoding class I SAM-dependent methyltransferase, with the protein MCATARMDSAIAFKMMSLMYRIRDLLQDPRNALALARVGPGMIVADYGCGPGSFAIPAARMVGESGKVYAIDIHPLAIDSVRERAGKNGLRNVEPILVQGYDTGIVSASVDRVLLIDTIHRIDDTKALFREVHRMLKPDGLLFMHKGHLPMPEQRALVEESGLFDVLECEGLIILASPRP; encoded by the coding sequence ATGTGTGCTACAGCGCGAATGGACAGCGCGATCGCCTTCAAGATGATGTCCCTTATGTACCGCATCCGCGACCTGCTACAAGACCCCCGGAACGCCCTGGCCCTGGCCCGCGTTGGGCCCGGGATGATCGTCGCCGACTATGGCTGTGGCCCGGGGAGCTTCGCAATTCCCGCCGCCCGCATGGTCGGCGAGAGCGGCAAAGTGTACGCTATCGACATTCATCCCCTCGCGATTGACAGCGTCCGAGAAAGGGCCGGCAAGAACGGGCTGCGGAATGTGGAGCCGATACTCGTGCAGGGCTACGATACGGGCATCGTATCCGCGAGCGTGGACCGCGTGCTCCTGATAGACACCATACACAGGATAGACGACACCAAGGCCCTCTTCCGCGAGGTCCATCGCATGCTCAAGCCCGACGGGCTGCTCTTCATGCACAAGGGACACCTGCCGATGCCGGAGCAGCGTGCGCTCGTAGAGGAGAGCGGTCTCTTCGATGTGCTGGAGTGCGAGGGGCTCATTATCCTGGCGTCGCCGCGACCGTAG
- a CDS encoding ABC transporter permease gives MIVFSMVQAAVMALSTNKLRTTLTMLGIVIGVGAVIALMAAGQGAKQGVTKEVSGLGSNLIFVTGQRSQTTSSSGTSSSSGGGGATVRAFNPFSLTTDDADALKDNALLPYVEAVVAQYSLELESQLTGNGRSTTATAMTATQPDFPSVRSYKLAVGRFISEDDMSRKATNVVLGAQVAQDLFDTAANAIGKDVRMSFGPFSLNFTVVGVMEPRGAAGAGTDDTTILVPLTTFQARVPFGRSPTGRSNIQEIIVKVSSGDKVDQTKEAIRQVLLQEHDLSEDFTVQTQEDLTATARHVSRTLTILLGAIAGISLVVGGIGTMNIMLVSVAERTREIGIRKAVGANRQDIMLQFVVEALLVTVVGGAAGVVAGALAARVADGQTFGTGTEVTTLVTPLSIIVAFGVSAAIGLFFGIYPAFRASRLDPIEALRSE, from the coding sequence ATGATCGTTTTCAGCATGGTGCAGGCGGCGGTGATGGCGCTCAGCACGAACAAGCTCCGCACCACCCTCACCATGCTCGGCATCGTCATCGGCGTGGGCGCGGTCATCGCCCTCATGGCGGCCGGCCAGGGCGCGAAGCAAGGCGTGACGAAGGAGGTGAGCGGGCTCGGCAGCAATCTTATCTTCGTCACCGGCCAGCGGAGTCAGACCACCTCGAGCAGTGGGACGAGCAGCAGCAGCGGCGGCGGCGGCGCAACCGTCAGAGCGTTCAATCCGTTTTCGCTGACGACCGACGACGCAGACGCGCTGAAGGACAACGCACTCCTGCCCTACGTCGAAGCGGTTGTGGCCCAGTACAGCCTGGAACTGGAATCGCAGCTTACGGGCAACGGACGCTCGACGACGGCAACGGCGATGACCGCGACCCAGCCGGACTTCCCGTCCGTGCGCAGCTACAAGCTGGCCGTAGGGAGGTTCATCAGTGAGGACGACATGAGCCGCAAGGCCACGAACGTCGTCCTCGGCGCGCAGGTGGCGCAGGACCTCTTCGATACGGCCGCAAACGCCATCGGCAAGGACGTGCGCATGAGCTTCGGACCGTTCTCTCTCAACTTCACGGTCGTCGGCGTGATGGAGCCGCGGGGCGCGGCCGGCGCCGGCACCGACGATACGACGATTCTCGTGCCGCTAACCACGTTCCAGGCAAGGGTGCCCTTCGGCCGCAGCCCCACGGGCCGGTCCAATATTCAGGAGATCATCGTCAAGGTCTCTTCCGGTGACAAAGTCGACCAGACGAAAGAGGCGATACGACAGGTCCTCCTCCAGGAACACGACCTCAGCGAGGACTTCACGGTCCAGACGCAGGAAGACTTGACAGCGACCGCGAGACACGTGAGCCGGACGCTCACCATCCTGCTGGGCGCGATCGCGGGCATCTCGCTCGTGGTCGGCGGGATCGGCACGATGAACATCATGCTCGTCTCGGTGGCGGAGCGGACGCGCGAGATCGGCATCCGGAAGGCGGTGGGCGCGAACAGGCAGGACATCATGTTGCAGTTCGTTGTTGAGGCGCTCCTCGTGACCGTCGTCGGCGGAGCGGCCGGCGTGGTCGCGGGGGCCCTGGCGGCGCGCGTCGCCGACGGGCAGACGTTCGGCACCGGAACGGAGGTGACGACGCTGGTGACGCCGCTGAGCATCATTGTTGCGTTCGGCGTCTCGGCGGCCATCGGGCTCTTCTTCGGCATTTACCCGGCGTTCCGCGCCTCCCGCCTCGATCCGATCGAGGCGCTGCGCAGCGAGTAG
- a CDS encoding ABC transporter ATP-binding protein produces MIRLRGIVKVYRAGDVPVPALRGIDLDIQRGEFISIIGPSGSGKSTLMHILGCLDRPTRGTYEFEGHAVHRLGDAQLALVRNRRIGFVFQSFNLLSRWPAVAQVELPLVYRRASDRRRLALRALAEVGLRHRAQRRPAQLSGGEQQRVAIARALVNNPAVILADEPTGALDSKTTGDLMEMFVRLNSQRGMTVVLVTHEPEVAAYTRRMIQLRDGEIVSDGPPERALTAPSTPPTAREESPA; encoded by the coding sequence GTGATCCGCCTTCGGGGGATCGTCAAGGTCTACCGCGCAGGGGACGTGCCGGTGCCCGCTCTTCGCGGGATCGATCTGGATATCCAGCGCGGCGAGTTTATTTCCATCATCGGGCCTTCCGGCTCCGGGAAGTCGACCCTCATGCACATCCTCGGCTGTCTCGACAGGCCGACGCGCGGCACCTACGAGTTCGAAGGTCACGCTGTCCACCGCCTGGGGGACGCCCAGCTCGCCCTGGTGCGCAACCGACGCATCGGCTTCGTGTTTCAATCGTTCAACCTGCTGTCGCGCTGGCCGGCCGTGGCCCAGGTGGAGCTGCCCCTGGTTTACCGACGGGCGTCGGACCGACGGCGGCTGGCGCTGCGGGCCCTTGCCGAAGTCGGCCTGCGCCATCGCGCTCAGCGCCGGCCGGCGCAGCTCTCCGGCGGCGAGCAGCAGCGGGTCGCCATCGCCCGGGCGCTGGTGAACAATCCGGCGGTGATACTCGCGGACGAGCCGACGGGCGCGCTCGACTCGAAGACGACCGGGGACCTCATGGAGATGTTCGTGCGCCTGAACAGCCAGCGGGGCATGACCGTCGTGCTGGTCACGCACGAGCCGGAGGTCGCCGCTTACACGCGCCGCATGATCCAGCTTCGAGACGGCGAAATCGTCTCCGACGGGCCGCCGGAAAGAGCGCTTACGGCTCCTAGCACTCCACCCACCGCGCGAGAGGAGTCGCCGGCATGA
- a CDS encoding biotin/lipoyl-binding protein translates to MTTNLTDDLDDLLETDNHHRRRRLITLALIALTAAAVGFGVWAVALRGGDAATGALQTATVQRGNIVKTISTSATTASQSTANLSFGTSGRVTAVNVTIGQAVKQGDVLAEVEDTALQNALVRAQINLSSAQNKLNELLEGSTAAELASAEQNVVQAQANLDKAAAALEDLFDGPTTEERDSAQQAVLSAESQLVKAQAARAAVDSAWADAVAMAEAAVEQAEAALENAEQAAEDAADNLALAEAKLEGAETAYCVCDSSPSFCSSSDVPVSAGDESDLMAIVSDGTAPCNMQASSVLSANSAYKSARTAESNAEDAIDRAEEGLRTAEEDLAELGSGPSSNDIASADAAVSLAELALKMARDKLAALDAAPSEDDVAQAQHNVESAALALAAAQAKRDEAYRGADDEEISAQRDQVRLAQFAVSEAEKDLEKAKIIAPFDGTVAALNIAVGDTAGASAASTSTSSGTSAAIVLNTPDALVLNVSIGESDLPSVKAGQSGTATFDAIPNAVFPIVIDSVGTNPTTTQGVVTYQARARIVSRDSAAALGLPGANLSAGQQQRIQGALAEGGLTEEQRQAIETRAAASAAAAAATASARPAPGMNASVTIIIDQAEDVLTVPASAIQSEGRSSYVIVQNEDGSTEKVTVETGLSNGSSTEITSGLEEGQTVVIPGVTATSTSSTTADETRPIIVGPSGDFSMPVGPGFGGATR, encoded by the coding sequence ATGACGACGAACCTGACGGATGACCTCGACGATCTCCTGGAGACAGACAACCACCACCGGCGCAGGCGTCTGATTACGCTGGCCTTGATCGCGCTGACGGCGGCAGCGGTCGGGTTTGGCGTGTGGGCCGTGGCGCTGCGGGGCGGAGACGCGGCGACAGGCGCCCTCCAGACGGCCACCGTGCAACGCGGCAACATCGTCAAGACGATCAGCACCAGCGCCACCACCGCCTCGCAATCAACCGCCAACCTCTCCTTCGGCACATCGGGCCGGGTCACGGCCGTCAACGTAACCATCGGGCAGGCGGTGAAGCAGGGCGACGTACTCGCGGAAGTGGAGGACACCGCCCTCCAGAACGCCCTAGTACGCGCGCAGATCAACCTCTCCTCAGCGCAGAACAAGCTCAACGAGTTGCTGGAGGGGAGCACCGCGGCCGAGCTCGCCTCCGCCGAGCAGAACGTTGTCCAGGCGCAGGCGAACCTCGACAAGGCGGCCGCCGCCCTCGAGGACCTTTTCGACGGCCCGACCACCGAGGAACGGGACAGCGCGCAGCAGGCGGTCCTTTCGGCGGAGTCGCAGCTCGTGAAGGCGCAGGCCGCGCGCGCCGCGGTCGACTCCGCCTGGGCCGACGCCGTCGCCATGGCCGAAGCGGCCGTGGAGCAGGCGGAGGCGGCGCTGGAAAACGCCGAGCAGGCAGCCGAGGATGCGGCCGACAACCTCGCCCTCGCCGAAGCGAAGCTCGAGGGCGCGGAGACGGCTTACTGCGTTTGCGATAGCTCGCCCTCCTTCTGTTCCTCGTCCGACGTCCCGGTCTCGGCCGGAGACGAAAGCGACCTTATGGCGATTGTTTCCGACGGCACGGCGCCCTGTAACATGCAGGCATCCTCCGTCCTGTCGGCCAACAGCGCCTACAAGAGCGCCCGGACCGCCGAGAGCAATGCTGAGGACGCCATCGACCGGGCGGAAGAGGGACTTCGAACGGCCGAGGAGGACCTGGCCGAGCTGGGGAGCGGTCCCAGCAGCAACGACATTGCATCGGCGGACGCAGCCGTCTCGTTGGCGGAGCTGGCGCTCAAGATGGCGCGCGACAAGCTGGCCGCGCTCGATGCCGCCCCATCAGAGGACGATGTGGCGCAAGCGCAGCACAACGTCGAGTCGGCCGCCCTGGCGCTCGCCGCCGCACAGGCGAAGCGCGACGAGGCGTACCGCGGCGCCGACGACGAGGAGATCAGCGCCCAGCGCGATCAGGTGCGGCTGGCGCAATTCGCCGTCAGCGAGGCGGAGAAAGATCTGGAGAAGGCGAAGATTATCGCGCCGTTCGACGGCACGGTGGCGGCGCTGAACATCGCCGTCGGCGACACGGCCGGGGCATCCGCCGCTTCGACCTCTACATCGAGCGGCACGTCGGCGGCAATCGTCCTCAACACGCCTGACGCCCTCGTTCTCAACGTGAGCATCGGCGAGTCCGACCTGCCGAGCGTCAAAGCAGGGCAATCGGGCACCGCCACGTTCGACGCCATCCCCAATGCTGTGTTCCCCATCGTGATCGATTCGGTGGGGACGAATCCCACGACAACACAGGGAGTGGTGACCTACCAGGCGAGGGCGCGCATCGTGAGCCGCGACAGCGCAGCCGCGTTAGGGCTCCCGGGAGCGAATCTCAGCGCAGGGCAACAGCAGCGGATTCAGGGGGCGCTGGCAGAGGGCGGTTTGACGGAGGAGCAGCGGCAGGCGATCGAGACGCGCGCGGCCGCTTCCGCCGCCGCCGCCGCCGCGACCGCCTCGGCCAGACCCGCGCCCGGCATGAACGCCTCCGTGACGATCATCATCGATCAGGCGGAGGACGTGCTCACGGTTCCGGCATCGGCCATCCAGAGCGAAGGACGAAGCAGTTACGTAATCGTCCAAAACGAAGACGGTTCGACGGAGAAGGTCACGGTCGAGACCGGCCTCAGCAACGGCTCGAGCACAGAGATCACGAGCGGCCTCGAAGAGGGGCAAACGGTGGTTATCCCCGGAGTGACCGCGACATCGACCTCGTCGACGACGGCTGATGAGACGAGGCCCATCATCGTTGGCCCATCGGGCGATTTCTCGATGCCGGTAGGCCCCGGCTTCGGAGGGGCGACAAGGTGA
- a CDS encoding M23 family metallopeptidase produces the protein MIEPVGFPIDPTLRLGLVVGEVGSRRIEWGAGPDALSCSRDDQVSGDPDRANRCGWNCRTHWEYEAQAAVDWFVPEGTPIYSTMDGLATLSIVTVSNAFDYYGADREPYLGNPDRSRALVVPFPGPGGGKGVFVTVVNDSFSTEYGHLNVDLTVESVDPAAFLRGYSADFDYASAFAAMREFRVSTPIARWNVRRGDLLGYSGDTGYSEVPHLHYTVRRTGGPLLCPTTEEGFPDGGWLFRD, from the coding sequence ATGATCGAGCCCGTCGGCTTCCCGATCGATCCCACGCTGCGTCTGGGGCTGGTCGTCGGCGAAGTGGGCAGCCGGCGCATCGAATGGGGTGCCGGGCCGGACGCTCTCAGCTGCAGCCGCGACGATCAGGTCTCAGGCGACCCCGACCGCGCTAATCGCTGCGGCTGGAACTGCCGCACTCACTGGGAATACGAGGCCCAGGCCGCCGTCGATTGGTTCGTGCCGGAGGGGACCCCGATCTACTCAACGATGGACGGGTTGGCGACGCTGAGCATCGTCACCGTCAGCAACGCTTTCGACTACTACGGGGCAGACCGCGAACCTTACCTCGGCAACCCTGACCGTTCGAGGGCGCTGGTCGTGCCGTTTCCCGGCCCCGGCGGAGGCAAGGGAGTGTTCGTCACCGTAGTCAACGACAGCTTCTCTACTGAGTACGGGCATCTGAACGTTGACTTGACGGTCGAGTCCGTCGACCCCGCGGCCTTTCTTCGGGGCTACAGCGCCGATTTCGATTATGCGAGCGCCTTCGCCGCGATGCGCGAATTCCGCGTCTCCACGCCCATCGCCAGGTGGAACGTCCGTCGCGGCGACCTGCTTGGATACAGCGGCGACACTGGTTACAGCGAAGTGCCGCATCTCCACTACACCGTGCGCCGGACCGGCGGGCCGCTGCTCTGTCCCACAACCGAAGAAGGCTTTCCGGACGGCGGCTGGCTGTTCCGCGACTGA